In Arthrobacter citreus, a single genomic region encodes these proteins:
- a CDS encoding S8 family serine peptidase, which translates to MGKKSYNRKIVKSLSLVALSSSFILGSIGDLDLTKAAGYSKTEDILANLTPQQRDALNQLSANEEIGLQIPADIDQTSTEQTSVIVQFANQPKKVAQLQASLEGQTLTTDESTKLIDQDHQTFNQDVDQLLIDDNNKKVDYKITRSYKNAFNGVSMNLPANQIKNLLKSKAVKTVWSNETFSVEPPTADDNEQLKADEAKVGNYTPYDGLDRLHAEGFTGKGIKVGILDTGMDYNHPDLKDAYKGGYDFIDNDNDPMETTYADWKKSGQPETNSSSGTTYYTEHGTHVAGIIGGRGKADSEYKMLGAAPEAALYSYRVLGPYGSGTTDSIIAGIDRAVKDGMDVLNLSLGNSLNDPLYATSIALNNAVLSGVTAVVAAGNSGDQMYTLGSPGASALALTVGASSISLNAYQYAGVQNGTNYTLRQLARNYSDDLTQLKGKKFTLVDVGLARIPADFTGKDLNGNIALIKRGTNALIDKIKNAKARGAVGVIMYNDELNQAEGPINAFLGESVDAIPSFTVSNSDGKQILAALQGGNANFSFGDYSIIHSTSDELAAFSSRGPSRVNYDIKPEVTAPGVSIMSTVPFYVNNKTVDGSKPEDYKYAYERLSGTSMATPYVAGVSALLLQSNKDLQPADVKSILMNTADSLSKNYSVFEIGSGRVDAYEAIHSNVELQVNDKTPTINDKGKLKTIKELTGGISFGSFGFNDQDITDDRTVTLKNRSEKAKTFNVNVKFQTGLRGSLDAAKNNVTLTGPTSVKLSGISSKNIKFNLTIPKTAEKGTYEGYIVFTNTADPTETYQIPFGGRVVNEGIDTLTIINPMYSGDTAVPDRAQTSMNFKTSLKSHMRTIDFVVQDADTGEDVGWLASYDTRGLPENIVSGVPNGFNGYYYPFTGDSKNPISDFPVLAKTGHYKLRMIGTNDQGKTFSKSADFIYEKGQPTMTSSFDSLDQKVIEYKDSQFDSKGQFLYDFNINVYDPEVADANRAGIPIDQSSNQVRVYNYKGNPYPPINTDKNGDYKDQIQVLKGIFPYKTSFYANDAASNFTSNAQAFLKPVFVPETYPYYYLKANKKTASTGDTINYSLRSNNMKNLKTAKIIVPILREDNRDLGTIKNVVVSDAVKQYGDAQVSVTSETSQYFTNYTITFNYLGNTPLPEDMKLVNFDLVTNKEYLTDFPAYAYGMEFTGSMTDQSNVVTNKVYSYMETMNLKKTYSRFESQMKLEGALDPATGGTNFKLDQQKIGAKVTVTSYDGKDVVDAYFVTKNGNYIAQPLNVDTKPYTIKIDAPGHFTVYKQFVMSDEVRGEQLGRRLQFGIPYTKAGDTNKDNVIDILDALNLQTYWGTSHSGSDLNFDGVVDKKDMDYVVKNFGSQNSSVPNPPKAKTSYKGVTLDNVLTQLGLK; encoded by the coding sequence ATGGGGAAAAAGTCTTACAATCGTAAAATTGTTAAAAGCTTATCTTTAGTTGCTCTATCATCTAGTTTTATTTTGGGATCTATTGGGGATTTAGATCTTACAAAAGCTGCAGGCTATTCAAAGACTGAAGATATTCTTGCAAACTTAACTCCACAACAAAGAGATGCACTTAACCAGCTTTCGGCTAATGAAGAAATAGGTCTACAAATTCCGGCTGATATTGATCAAACGTCTACTGAACAAACATCAGTCATCGTACAATTTGCAAATCAGCCTAAAAAAGTTGCTCAGCTTCAAGCGAGTCTTGAAGGGCAAACGTTAACGACAGATGAATCTACAAAATTAATTGATCAAGATCATCAAACGTTTAATCAAGATGTAGATCAACTATTAATTGATGACAATAATAAGAAGGTAGATTATAAGATTACTCGTTCATATAAAAATGCTTTTAATGGTGTTTCTATGAACCTACCAGCTAATCAAATAAAAAATCTATTAAAATCTAAAGCAGTTAAAACAGTTTGGAGCAATGAAACGTTTTCAGTTGAACCACCAACTGCAGATGATAACGAACAATTAAAAGCTGATGAAGCAAAAGTTGGAAACTACACGCCTTATGATGGTTTAGATCGCTTACATGCAGAAGGATTCACAGGTAAAGGTATTAAAGTAGGTATTCTGGATACGGGTATGGATTATAATCATCCAGATTTAAAGGATGCTTATAAGGGCGGATATGATTTCATCGACAATGATAATGATCCAATGGAAACAACCTATGCTGATTGGAAGAAATCAGGACAACCAGAAACTAATTCTAGTAGTGGAACTACTTATTATACAGAACATGGTACACATGTTGCTGGTATTATCGGTGGTCGTGGTAAAGCGGATAGCGAATACAAAATGCTTGGTGCAGCACCAGAAGCGGCTCTTTACTCTTACCGAGTTTTAGGTCCATATGGAAGCGGAACAACTGATTCGATCATCGCTGGGATAGATCGAGCAGTGAAGGATGGTATGGATGTTCTTAATCTGTCATTAGGTAACTCGTTAAATGATCCACTTTATGCGACATCAATTGCTTTAAACAATGCTGTTTTAAGTGGTGTAACGGCAGTTGTTGCAGCGGGTAATTCTGGAGACCAAATGTATACATTAGGATCACCAGGTGCTTCTGCATTAGCGTTAACAGTTGGTGCATCATCAATTTCACTTAATGCTTATCAATATGCAGGTGTACAAAATGGTACAAATTACACGTTAAGACAGTTAGCAAGAAATTACTCGGATGATTTAACTCAATTAAAAGGAAAAAAGTTCACATTAGTAGATGTAGGTCTAGCTAGAATACCAGCTGATTTTACCGGCAAGGATCTAAATGGAAATATTGCATTAATTAAGCGCGGAACGAATGCATTAATTGATAAAATTAAAAATGCAAAAGCAAGAGGCGCAGTCGGTGTCATTATGTATAACGATGAGCTAAACCAAGCTGAAGGCCCAATTAATGCATTTTTAGGTGAATCCGTCGATGCAATTCCATCGTTTACAGTATCAAACAGTGATGGGAAACAAATTTTAGCAGCGCTTCAAGGAGGTAATGCAAACTTCTCGTTTGGGGACTATTCAATAATCCATTCAACTAGCGATGAATTAGCTGCGTTCAGTTCAAGAGGTCCTTCTCGTGTAAACTATGATATTAAACCAGAAGTTACAGCACCTGGTGTTTCGATTATGTCTACTGTTCCGTTTTATGTAAACAATAAAACAGTAGATGGTTCAAAACCAGAAGATTATAAATATGCATATGAACGCTTATCTGGAACTTCAATGGCAACACCTTATGTTGCTGGGGTATCTGCATTGTTATTACAGTCGAACAAAGATTTGCAACCAGCTGATGTAAAATCAATCTTAATGAACACAGCTGATTCTTTATCAAAAAATTACAGTGTGTTTGAAATTGGAAGCGGACGAGTTGATGCTTATGAAGCTATCCACTCAAATGTGGAACTACAAGTTAATGATAAAACTCCGACAATAAATGATAAAGGTAAATTAAAAACGATTAAAGAATTAACAGGTGGCATTAGCTTCGGTTCATTTGGATTTAATGACCAAGATATTACTGATGACCGAACTGTTACATTGAAAAATAGAAGTGAAAAAGCGAAAACATTTAATGTAAATGTTAAATTCCAAACTGGTTTAAGAGGATCATTAGATGCTGCTAAAAATAATGTAACATTAACTGGACCAACTTCAGTTAAATTAAGTGGAATTAGCTCAAAGAATATTAAGTTTAATTTAACTATTCCTAAAACAGCAGAAAAAGGCACATATGAAGGATATATCGTTTTTACAAATACTGCTGATCCGACTGAAACTTATCAAATTCCATTTGGTGGACGAGTAGTAAATGAGGGGATTGATACACTTACAATCATTAATCCTATGTATTCAGGTGATACGGCTGTACCAGATAGAGCACAAACATCAATGAATTTTAAAACATCATTAAAATCTCATATGAGAACGATCGATTTCGTAGTCCAAGATGCAGACACTGGTGAAGATGTAGGTTGGCTTGCATCATATGATACGCGTGGTTTACCTGAAAATATAGTTTCTGGAGTACCAAATGGCTTTAATGGGTATTATTACCCGTTCACTGGTGATTCAAAAAATCCTATTAGTGATTTCCCTGTACTAGCGAAAACAGGACACTATAAATTAAGAATGATTGGTACAAATGATCAAGGTAAAACATTCTCTAAATCAGCTGATTTCATTTATGAAAAAGGCCAACCAACGATGACTTCAAGCTTTGATTCATTAGATCAAAAAGTTATTGAGTATAAAGACAGTCAATTTGATTCAAAAGGACAATTTTTGTATGACTTTAATATCAATGTTTATGATCCTGAAGTAGCAGATGCAAATCGAGCAGGAATTCCAATTGATCAGTCTAGCAATCAAGTTCGTGTATATAACTATAAGGGTAATCCATATCCTCCAATAAACACAGATAAAAATGGAGACTACAAAGATCAAATACAAGTACTAAAGGGGATATTTCCTTATAAAACATCGTTTTATGCAAATGATGCTGCAAGTAACTTTACATCAAATGCTCAAGCATTTTTAAAACCAGTGTTTGTTCCTGAAACCTATCCATATTATTACTTAAAAGCAAATAAAAAAACAGCTTCGACTGGAGATACAATTAATTATTCTCTTCGCTCAAATAATATGAAAAATTTAAAAACCGCGAAGATTATAGTTCCGATCTTAAGGGAAGATAATAGAGACTTAGGAACGATTAAAAATGTCGTTGTAAGTGATGCCGTAAAGCAATACGGTGATGCACAAGTATCTGTTACATCAGAAACTTCACAATACTTTACAAATTATACAATTACGTTTAACTATTTAGGTAATACACCTTTACCAGAAGATATGAAATTAGTCAATTTCGACTTAGTAACTAATAAAGAATATTTGACTGATTTCCCAGCATACGCGTATGGCATGGAATTTACTGGATCGATGACTGATCAATCAAATGTAGTAACAAATAAAGTGTACAGTTATATGGAAACAATGAATTTAAAGAAAACTTATTCTCGATTTGAGAGTCAAATGAAATTAGAAGGAGCGCTTGATCCTGCTACTGGTGGGACGAACTTCAAATTAGATCAGCAAAAAATTGGTGCTAAAGTAACTGTTACTTCATATGATGGAAAAGATGTTGTGGATGCTTACTTTGTAACTAAAAATGGAAATTATATTGCACAACCACTGAATGTTGATACAAAACCTTATACAATAAAAATAGATGCTCCAGGTCATTTTACAGTGTATAAGCAATTTGTAATGTCAGATGAAGTTCGAGGAGAACAACTGGGCAGAAGATTACAATTTGGCATACCTTATACAAAAGCTGGAGATACAAATAAAGATAACGTTATTGATATTTTAGATGCATTAAATTTACAAACTTATTGGGGTACGAGCCACTCAGGTTCTGATTTGAACTTCGATGGTGTAGTAGACAAAAAGGATATGGATTACGTTGTAAAAAACTTTGGTTCACAAAATAGTTCGGTACCAAATCCGCCTAAAGCTAAGACTTCTTATAAAGGTGTAACTTTAGATAATGTTTTAACTCAATTAGGATTAAAGTAA
- a CDS encoding LysR family transcriptional regulator has product MNFDQMEHIVYAEKEMSITKAAEKLFISPSGMSQSITQLENELGIKIFNRSKQGVTPTFEGKMVISKAMTLLSTIKELNKEIYDIKNRSETHLKILTAPTFAYLLQETMIKFNDEQNDLSFELVEENPANIIQNFIKQDYNFALIPATYEELKKERFIEYEHLHRGNICIAVGKKSPFYNYDSVSPSELKNAKIVMYKNSDYKALEKISKMSSNNVVLKTNRSSLLFELVKESKAISYLHEFTIRNRPMILSGDIKIIPLKEKTTFDVDFWLIHLQSKSLSPLAREFIEKLKKQFNNSN; this is encoded by the coding sequence ATGAATTTTGATCAAATGGAACATATTGTTTATGCAGAAAAAGAAATGTCAATTACGAAAGCTGCAGAAAAATTATTTATATCTCCTTCTGGAATGAGTCAATCCATTACCCAGTTAGAAAATGAGCTTGGAATAAAAATATTTAATCGATCAAAACAAGGTGTAACACCAACTTTTGAAGGGAAAATGGTCATTTCAAAGGCAATGACATTATTAAGCACGATTAAGGAGCTTAATAAGGAAATATACGATATTAAAAATAGAAGTGAGACTCATTTAAAAATCTTAACAGCACCTACTTTTGCTTATCTACTTCAAGAAACAATGATAAAGTTTAATGATGAACAAAATGATCTTTCATTTGAATTAGTTGAAGAAAATCCAGCTAATATTATCCAAAATTTTATAAAACAAGATTATAATTTTGCACTTATTCCTGCTACATACGAAGAATTAAAAAAAGAAAGATTCATTGAATATGAGCATTTACATAGAGGAAATATATGTATTGCAGTCGGTAAGAAATCACCATTTTATAATTATGATTCTGTATCTCCTAGTGAATTGAAAAATGCCAAAATAGTTATGTACAAAAACTCTGACTATAAAGCACTAGAAAAAATTTCAAAAATGAGTTCAAACAATGTTGTTCTTAAAACAAATAGAAGTAGCTTACTTTTTGAATTAGTAAAAGAGAGCAAAGCAATTTCGTATTTGCATGAATTTACGATTCGAAATCGGCCAATGATTCTAAGTGGAGACATTAAAATCATTCCTTTAAAGGAAAAGACTACTTTCGACGTTGACTTTTGGCTAATACATTTACAATCGAAAAGTTTATCACCATTGGCAAGAGAATTTATTGAGAAATTAAAAAAACAGTTTAATAATAGTAATTAA